The proteins below are encoded in one region of Drosophila santomea strain STO CAGO 1482 chromosome 3R, Prin_Dsan_1.1, whole genome shotgun sequence:
- the LOC120451764 gene encoding uncharacterized protein LOC120451764 — MKNCLAMQMRSGMLIALWLCISLNKGLALLEHEGEIINRCIQNYGGLTAENAERLERFKEWSDSFEEIPCFTQCYLSGMFDFYNNITGFDKARIVAVFGSPVYEACRRKLELPPELVVSSCKHAYEGFHCITNMENHPFTIIDNMPNISQSAKNSMKDCLQDVHQDEWKSFAVFAAYPVNEPIPCFTRCFVDKLHIFEEKTRLWKLEAMKQNLGIPAEGARIRSCHRQRGKDRCATYYKQFTCYAMAV, encoded by the exons ATGAAGAATTGTTTAGCAATGCAGATGAGAAGTGGAATGTTAATAGCCTTGTGGCTATGCATTTCGTTG AATAAAGGACTGGCCCTACTGGAGCACGAAGGCGAGATCATCAACCGATGCATCCAAAACTATGGCGGACTTACTGCGGAAAACGCCGAGCGTCTAGAACGATTCAAGGAATGGTCGGATAGCTTCGAGGAAATCCCCTGCTTCACGCAGTGTTATTTGTCTGGGATGTTCGACTTTTACAATAACATAACAGGGTTCGATAAAGCCCGAATTGTGGCAGTCTTTGGAAGCCCCGTCTACGAAGCCTGCCGAAGGAAATTAGAACTGCCTCCCGAATTAGTCGTGAGCAGCTGCAAACATGCCTACGAGGGCTTCCACTGCATCACAAAC ATGGAAAACCACCCGTTCACGATTATCGACAACATGCCAAATATCTCGCAGTCGGCGAAGAACTCAATGAAGGACTGCCTGCAGGATGTCCACCAGGACGAGTGGAAGAGCTTCGCAGTCTTCGCCGCCTATCCTGTCAATGAACCGATTCCGTGCTTCACCCGGTGCTTTGTGGACAAGTTGCATATCTTCGAGGAGAAAACGCGACTGTGGAAACTGGAGGCCATGAAACAAAATCTGGGCATTCCGGCCGAAGGAGCTCGCATAAGGAGCTGCCATCGGCAGCGTGGCAAAGATCGATGTGCCACATATTACAAGCAGTTCACCTGCTACGCGATGGCCGTCTAG
- the LOC120451765 gene encoding uncharacterized protein LOC120451765 → MFFQRTVLVSLFLICSQALADLSGDAQTLEKCMRELSSPETIAADLRKLERYSSWTQEELPCLMRCLAREKGWFDVEANKWMLKKVTEDLGADVYNYCRFELRRMGTDGCSFAYRGLRCLKQAEMHAGTSLSNLLQCSRQLNATNVELLQYSKLKSKEPIPCLFQCFADAMGFYDHEGNWRLENWKQAFGPSGNEDESFGSDYSGCRLSGTQRQKAANKCSWMYQEYKCWERVNGNKLVEDNREQS, encoded by the exons ATGTTTTTCCAGCGGACAGTTCTGGTCAGCCTTTTCTTGATCTGCAGTCAG GCACTAGCTGACCTTTCTGGTGATGCCCAGACGCTGGAAAAGTGCATGCGGGAGCTGAGTTCGCCGGAGACCATCGCTGCCGATCTTCGGAAGCTGGAGCGGTACTCGTCGTGGACGCAGGAGGAGCTGCCTTGCCTGATGCGCTGCTTGGCGAGGGAAAAGGGCTGGTTCGACGTCGAGGCCAACAAGTGGATGCTCAAGAAAGTGACCGAGGACCTGGGCGCCGATGTCTATAACTACTGCAGATTCGAGCTGCGCCGGATGGGAACCGACGGCTGTAGCTTCGCTTACCGGGGACTCAGGTGCCTGAAGCAGGCCGAGATGCATGCGGGCACCAGCCTGAGCAACCTGCTGCAGTGCTCCCGCCAGCTGAACGCCACCAATgtggagctgctgcagtacaGTAAGCTCAAGTCGAAGGAACCCATTCCTTGCCTCTTCCAGTGCTTTGCGGATGCCATGGGCTTCTACGATCACGAGGGAAACTGGCGGCTGGAAAACTGGAAGCAGGCATTCGGCCCTTCCGGAAATGAGGATGAGTCTTTTGGCTCGGACTACAGTGGCTGTCGACTAAGTGGGACACAGCGGCAGAAGGCGGCAAACAAGTGCTCGTGGATGTACCAAGAGTACAAGTGCTGGGAGCGAGTAAATGGGAATAAGCTGGTGGAGGACAACAGGGAGCAGTCGTAA
- the LOC120451766 gene encoding general odorant-binding protein 99a, translating to MQSQFLLLIAAVATLLVAQTAAKFQPKSPADAEKALEDCREEFYVPDDIYEKYLNYEFPAHRRTSCFVKCFLEKLELFSEKKGFDERAMISQFTSKSSKDLATVQHGLEKCIDHNEAESDVCTWANRVFSCWLPINRHVVRKVFA from the exons ATGCAGTCCCAATTCCTCCTGCTGATCGCAGCCGTTGCCACGTTGCTGGTGGCCCAG ACTGCGGCCAAGTTCCAGCCGAAGAGCCCCGCCGACGCCGAGAAGGCTTTAGAGGATTGCCGTGAGGAGTTCTACGTGCCGGACGACATCTACGAGAAGTACCTGAACTACGAGTTTCCCGCCCACCGACGCACCAGCTGCTTCGTCAAGTGCTTCCTGGAGAAGCTCGAGCTGTTCTCAGAGAAGAAGGGATTCGACGAGCGGGCCATGATCTCGCAGTTCACCTCTAAGAGCAGCAAAGACCTGGCCACCGTCCAGCACGGCCTGGAGAAGTGCATCGACCACAACGAGGCCGAGTCGGATGTCTGCACCTGGGCCAACCGCGTCTTCTCCTGCTGGCTGCCCATCAACCGCCATGTGGTGCGCAAGGTCTTCGCCTGA